The genomic interval tgagaaaaaaagagcaccATTTATTGCAAATCTTTGATTCAAGATTTTCAAACTCCAGTGTAATGTTTCACATACATTGTTCATACACACTTCAATACAGTTGTCGTCGTGACAATGCCAAAAGCACCACAAGTAGGAACGCAATAagaatatatatacacataaatattttcatatcAAGAGCCTTGAGTCTGGATAATGTAGGTGTGCAGTAACAAAGAGGCTTCTGATTGGCTTGTGTCAGGGAAAACAAAGATGCTTCATAGTTACATGCTAAGGACTACTCATGGACTCAGCTGCACAGTTTAGAGCATAAAAGTGATTTCAGGACAAAATGGGATGCATTTGTATCATTAACTGCATGTATCAAAGTGTTCAGGTAGGACAAAACATACAGTTTTCAACTATATATCATCTTAtatacaaatacttttttttaaaaccaacatgggtcacttcacacacacaaaaacaaacatacacacttaAAAGAATTATACCCGCTGAGTATTGTCCCaaaaagtcattcatttaaattaaagacgcacaaaaaattaaattaatttttcaAGCAGCAGACAGAAAAATGGCTGAAAGGGTAAACAGCTGAGTGGACTTGGTGTGCAACCCATTTTTGGGGGGGCGACACTTGTAAAAAACATACAGCATTAAAGTCCTGTTAAGGTGCCgccagaggagctgcagctaACCTGGGATCTCCTGTCACGATGATTGTCACTGAGGTGGGGGTTGGGGTGGGGCCGCCTGCGCTGCTACGAGGCGTTGCTCTTCAGGTGTTGAGTTTGCAGCGGCTTTACGTGATACTCGTATATTTTCAGAGCAGGGCCGAGCTTTATTGACAGCCCAGTAAGGACGTCATTACGTGTCATCAGGAGCAGGGACTTGCCATCGATTTCCTGTCAGGTGGAAAGACGGAAATGTTTGAATAGAACCCtagctttcttttttaacatgaTGGGAATATTTCAGCATGAAGAGCATCCTAACCTGATCCTGGAAAGCTGTGGCTTGCTCCTCAAACCCTGTCGCTTTGAAGTAATTGACAACGTCAGCGACCCCCCAATTGGCCGGGTCTGGCAGCTGACCGTTCTCCACGGGGCTGCGAGGTCACAGTGTGCACAGTCAGCTGTATCATCTGTTTAACAAAGTCTATCAAATCTTTTAATCATGAGTTTTCCAAATGAATTTGAAATTTTACCTTTTAGTGTCAACAGAGCCATTTGCCTTGTCCTCCATGCCGGCTGTAGAAAACAATAAATTCAATGATGAACACACCTCTGACTGTTTGTAAACAAGCATAACAACATGAAGCAACTTTCACCCGATGTTTTTATAATCCATCTGAATTTActttaaaatgctttcaaaacacaacacacacacacaagatgtaatgctttaaaaaatagatatcTTAACTGCCATGTCCACTTACAAGTTCACAACTCAGCAGATGACCCTCTATGAACCACAGCTTTGCAAAGCTCCTGAAAA from Labrus mixtus chromosome 3, fLabMix1.1, whole genome shotgun sequence carries:
- the samd13 gene encoding sterile alpha motif domain-containing protein 13, whose translation is MKSYCNITDSGMEDKANGSVDTKSPVENGQLPDPANWGVADVVNYFKATGFEEQATAFQDQEIDGKSLLLMTRNDVLTGLSIKLGPALKIYEYHVKPLQTQHLKSNAS